From the genome of Impatiens glandulifera chromosome 9, dImpGla2.1, whole genome shotgun sequence, one region includes:
- the LOC124916568 gene encoding lysM domain receptor-like kinase 4 has product MEDPVFFPILLSIFTIFFIVGVHAQQPYIGVKTTLCNFTDPTSPAFGYSCNGVNTTCQSYLTFRSQPPFNSVSSISTLLSSNPSDLANLNSVTINSTFETNTLVLIPVTCSCSGQYYQFNTTYIIQQENMGFFTIANNTFQGLSVCDAISAQNPVLSAGSLAVGNRVRVPLRCACPTKNQTDSGFNYLLSYLVTSGDFIFKISSMFGVTSESIFQANGLSLSNSDIFPFTTLLVPLQDPPIISSIISPPPPPATPPPPFTGISTTNSPNNNNNHTWVYAVVGSVGGILLILGSIWLFIFINKKKTKKKMNDPFSTITTSESFEAVEKSDSVLLEGISTIAQSLNVYSFDELKTATSNFSPTCLIKGSVYRGRINGDLAAIKRMDGDVSKEIELMNKISHFNLLRLSGVCFNGENWYLVHEYASNGSLSDWIYNTSDGENALNWIQRIQIAFDVASGLNYIHNYTSPSCIHGDVKSSNILLDGEFRGKIANFTLSRSALGEDGSFKLTKHIVGTQGYMAPEYLENGLISTKIDVYAFGILLMEIVSGNEAGGLSDVVDSVIDDENGLKAIMDPRLEGKYPEDLAIMVMRIANGCVKREPSRRMGMDEVVQSLSRIMNGSLAWESSRS; this is encoded by the coding sequence ATGGAGGATCCAGTCTTCTTCCCAATACTCCTTTCCATCTTCACCATCTTCTTCATCGTCGGAGTTCATGCCCAGCAGCCATACATTGGAGTGAAGACAACCCTCTGCAATTTCACAGATCCCACTTCCCCTGCTTTTGGTTATTCCTGCAATGGCGTAAACACAACCTGTCAATCCTATCTCACCTTTAGATCTCAACCTCCATTCAACTCTGTTTCTTCAATATCCACCCTTCTTTCTTCAAACCCATCTGATCTAGCCAATCTCAACTCCGTCACAATCAATTCAACCTTCGAAACAAACACCCTAGTCCTGATTCCCGTCACATGTTCTTGTTCAGGTCAGTATTATCAATTCAACACAACATACATTATTCAACAAGAAAACATGGGTTTTTTTACCATAGCAAATAACACTTTCCAAGGTCTCTCTGTCTGCGACGCAATCTCAGCTCAAAATCCAGTTTTATCAGCTGGGAGTTTAGCAGTTGGTAATCGAGTTAGGGTTCCCCTTAGATGTGCTTGTCCAACCAAGAATCAAACTGATTCGGGTTTCAATTATTTGTTGAGTTATTTGGTCACATCTGGAGATTTCATCTTTAAAATTAGTTCCATGTTTGGAGTGACTTCTGAATCTATTTTCCAAGCAAATGGACTTTCTCTTAGTAATTCAGACATTTTCCCCTTCACTACTCTTCTTGTCCCTCTTCAAGACCCACCAATAATTTCTTCAATAATATCTCCTCCACCGCCGCCGGCGACTCCTCCACCCCCTTTTACCGGCATCTCCACAACAAACAGTCCaaataacaacaacaaccatACATGGGTATACGCTGTTGTTGGATCTGTCGGAGGAATTTTGCTTATATTGGGTTCAATCTGGTTATTCATCTTCATCAAtaagaagaaaacaaagaagaaaatgaatgatCCTTTCAGCACCATCACCACGTCGGAGAGTTTTGAAGCGGTTGAGAAATCCGACAGTGTTCTCTTAGAGGGTATATCGACAATAGCCCAATCATTAAACGTGTATTCTTTTGATGAACTGAAAACCGCAACTTCCAATTTCAGTCCTACCTGTTTAATCAAAGGGTCTGTTTATCGCGGAAGAATAAACGGCGATCTTGCTGCGATCAAGAGAATGGATGGAGATGTTTCCAAGGAAATAGAATTAATGAACAAGATCAGCCATTTCAATCTCCTACGTTTATCCGGCGTTTGTTTCAACGGCGAGAATTGGTATTTGGTTCATGAATACGCTTCCAATGGATCTCTAAGCGATTGGATTTACAATACTAGCGATGGTGAAAACGCTCTGAATTGGATACAGAGGATTCAAATTGCGTTTGACGTTGCTTCAGGGCTTAATTACATTCATAATTACACATCTCCATCGTGTATCCATGGCGATGTTAAAAGCAGCAACATTTTACTTGATGGGGAGTTTAGAGGCAAGATCGCGAATTTCACACTTTCGCGATCTGCATTGGGAGAAGATGGTTCTTTTAAGTTGACTAAACATATAGTTGGAACACAAGGATATATGGCTCCTGAATATTTAGAGAACGGTTTGATATCCACTAAGATTGATGTTTATGCGTTTGGGATTCTGTTGATGGAGATTGTTTCAGGGAATGAGGCTGGTGGTTTGTCTGATGTTGTTGATTCTGTTATTGATGATGAAAATGGATTGAAGGCGATTATGGATCCTCGTTTGGAAGGGAAGTATCCCGAGGATTTGGCGATTATGGTTATGAGAATCGCGAATGGTTGTGTAAAGAGAGAGCCATCGCGTCGCATGGGAATGGATGAGGTGGTGCAATCTTTGTCTAGGATTATGAACGGTTCTTTGGCTTGGGAGTCATCGCGTTCTTGA
- the LOC124915656 gene encoding probable calcium-binding protein CML41, producing the protein MKASVVPKSSFGCFPISLKFLIKPNNNSKSQTSTKLPPAVATWRREELREVFGLFDIDKDGKISASELRKYFESVGEIMTDKEAEEVVEEADTDGDNLIDFTDFVGFMKNGSSSSGINSNNINNEDDDDELKTAFEAFEFERGSGRITPKGLQRVLSRLGDDKSYDECVAMIRVFDMDGDGELDFYEFHQMMAP; encoded by the coding sequence ATGAAAGCATCTGTAGTTCCAAAATCATCATTTGGATGTTTTCCAATAAGTCTAAAATTCCTTATCAAACCTAATAATAATTCCAAGTCTCAAACATCGACAAAACTTCCACCGGCCGTGGCCACATGGCGGCGCGAGGAGCTGAGGGAGGTGTTCGGTCTGTTCGACATAGACAAGGATGGAAAGATCTCTGCTTCAGAGCTGAGGAAATATTTTGAGTCGGTCGGAGAGATAATGACCGATAAAGAGGCGGAAGAGGTGGTGGAAGAGGCGGATACGGATGGGGATAACTTGATCGATTTTACAGATTTTGTAGGGTTCATGAAAAATGGATCATCATCATCTGGGATTAATagtaacaatattaataatgaggatgatgatgatgaattgaAGACGGCTTTTGAGGCATTTGAGTTTGAAAGAGGGTCGGGTCGGATAACACCCAAGGGATTGCAAAGGGTACTGAGTCGACTCGGTGATGATAAGTCCTATGATGAGTGTGTTGCCATGATAAGGGTGTTTGATATGGATGGAGATGGGGAACTCGATTTTTATGAATTTCATCAAATGATGGCACCTTAA